One part of the Plasmodium yoelii strain 17X genome assembly, chromosome: 13 genome encodes these proteins:
- a CDS encoding mitochondrial ribosomal protein L28 precursor, putative has translation MPKNLNLFGKYLRRLGKSHKKGFKKKQIIHPIPVKAYGRVPSAASQTGLYHDEDYNYYTKVSYSLKKTRIKIKPNVFKKHIVSNILNTIIPSVRITTSALHAIDDAGGFDNYILRTPPEELRSNFGEKLRNVMYFYLSHPNIRTFTLPWKIFMTRFQQSDYYYAIFQHLKKKRLYELYKNKESGKYSPYYLPNDKSLHPQRQQFPINTEITGLNLWYNKNKILKKAFIDKLKEAKSFDKAYTDHHFIGSYRKGRGRGGGGKHGRTPRKRSKTYKYFEIRPY, from the coding sequence ATGcctaaaaatttaaatttattcgGAAAATATTTAAGAAGACTTGGAAAAAGTCATAAAAAGGgattcaaaaaaaaacaaataattcaTCCTATTCCTGTTAAGGCATATGGTAGAGTACCATCAGCAGCATCACAAACTGGTCTTTACCATGATGAagattataattattatactaAAGTATCatattctttaaaaaaaacaagaataaaaataaaacctaATGTATTTAAAAAGCATATTGTAAGTAACATATTAAATACTATTATACCAAGCGTCCGTATAACAACTAGTGCATTGCATGCTATTGATGATGCAGGAGGGTTTGATAACTATATTTTGCGAACCCCCCCAGAAGAACTTAGATCAAATTTTGGAGAAAAATTAAGAAATgttatgtatttttatttatcccATCCAAATATAAGGACTTTTACATTACCATGGAAAATATTCATGACAAGGTTTCAACAAAGtgattattattatgctatatttcaacatttaaaaaaaaaaagattatatgaattatataaaaataaagaatcaGGTAAATATTCTCCATATTATTTACCTAATGATAAATCTCTACACCCACAAAGACAACAATTTCCAATAAACACAGAAATTACAGGTTTAAATTTATGGtacaacaaaaataaaatattaaaaaaagcttttattgataaattaaaagaagctaaatcatttgataaagcATATACAGATCATCATTTTATTGGAAGTTATAGAAAAGGTAGAGGTAGAGGAGGAGGTGGAAAACATGGTAGAACACCGAGAAAAAGATCAAAAACTTATAAGTATTTTGAAATTAGACCATACTAA
- a CDS encoding V-type H(+)-translocating pyrophosphatase, putative: MKELYCIIFGPPVLGLLFSVIECISISRIHIGASDDKLDKVENGQAKIEKMKEIASYISEGANSFLSKEYQYLIVFMILFSGLLSWFINYYTAISFAIGCITSIICGYIGMKIAVYANVRTTSETWKSLDKGFKVTLNAGTVMGFSLVSLSIISLGALIFAYKAQFQFSDDPALYKAIAGFGLGGSSIALFSRVGGGIYTKAADVGADLSGKNEYGIPEDDIRNPACIADNVGDNVGDMAGMGADLFGSLAESLCASLVIGSSVLSLPENMKSFDINYCFMFPLFFSSASIISSMLTFFLVTKIVRVTGKEGVERTLKYLLFISTIFQSLTIFVVGQYCLPPVLVYDVLKQIPNWKIIVPALVGLWSGLIIGFTTEFYTSYSFRPVQEIANTQKISAATGIIYGLSLGYKSTFIPIICLSGALGISYVFCEVYGVALAAVGMLSTLCICLTIDAYGPISDNAGGIAEMAGLPSEVREKTDILDAAGNTTAAIGKGFAIGSAALVAFALFGAYASSAKVRHVNILNPWVIIGLLIGSMLPYLFSALTMKSVAIAANSVLNECLEQFPLILANKQKPDYDKCIKISTDASLRQMILPGLISVTFPLIIGMLMGKYATAGLLIGIILSGIQLAFSSTNSGGAWDNAKKYIESGALGTDHCKGSNAHKNSVIGDTVGDPLKDTSGPSINILIKLSAITSLVFAGLISNHFTSKTGGPIWL; encoded by the coding sequence ATGAAGGAGCTTTATTGCATAATATTTGGCCCCCCCGTTCTCGGATTGTTATTTTCAGTTATAGAATGCATATCAATATCCAGGATACATATTGGTGCATCCGATGATAAGTTAGATAAAGTTGAAAATGGACAAGccaaaattgaaaaaatgaaGGAAATTGCTTCTTATATTTCAGAAGGAGCAAATTCCTTTTTATCTAAGGAATATCAATATTTAATAGTTTTtatgatattattttctgGATTATTATCTTGGTTTATTAATTACTATACCGCTATAAGTTTTGCCATAGGATGTATAACATCTATAATATGTGGTTATATTGGTATGAAGATTGCCGTTTATGCTAACGTTAGAACTACAAGTGAAACATGGAAAAGTTTAGATAAGGGATTCAAAGTTACATTAAATGCAGGAACAGTTATGGGATTTTCGTTAGTCTCTCTTAGTATAATATCATTAGGAGCATTGATTTTTGCATATAAAGCACAATTTCAATTCAGTGATGATCCAGCTTTGTATAAAGCTATAGCTGGATTTGGATTAGGAGGTTCATCGATTGCTTTATTTTCAAGAGTCGGTGGTGGTATATATACTAAGGCAGCTGATGTCGGAGCAGATTTGTCaggaaaaaatgaatatggTATACCAGAAGACGATATTAGAAACCCCGCATGCATAGCAGATAATGTTGGAGATAATGTTGGTGATATGGCTGGTATGGGTGCTGATTTATTTGGTTCATTAGCAGAAAGTTTATGTGCATCATTGGTTATAGGATCATCTGTATTAAGCTTACCAGAGAATATGAAATCTTttgatataaattattgCTTCATGtttccattatttttttctagcGCTAGTATTATTAGTAGTATgcttacattttttttggtAACAAAAATAGTTAGAGTTACTGGAAAAGAAGGAGTTGAAAGaacattaaaatatttattatttatatcaacTATATTTCAATCACTAACTATTTTTGTCGTCGGACAATATTGCTTACCACCAGTTTTAGTATATGAcgtattaaaacaaataccTAACTGGAAAATTATAGTTCCAGCTTTAGTTGGTTTGTGGTCTGGATTAATAATTGGATTTACTACAGAATTTTATACATCTTATTCATTTAGACCAGTTCAAGAAATTGCAAATACACAAAAAATATCAGCCGCAACAGGAATTATTTATGGTTTATCACTTGGATATAAGAGTACATTTATTCCAATTATTTGTTTAAGTGGTGCTCTTGGTATTTCTTATGTTTTCTGCGAAGTTTATGGAGTAGCATTAGCCGCAGTAGGTATGTTAAGTACATTATGTATATGCTTAACTATTGATGCATATGGACCAATATCAGATAATGCCGGTGGTATTGCAGAAATGGCTGGTTTACCATCTGAAGTTAGAGAAAAAACTGATATCCTTGATGCAGCAGGAAATACAACAGCAGCTATTGGAAAGGGATTTGCTATTGGATCAGCCGCATTAGTTGCTTTTGCCTTATTTGGTGCATACGCAAGTAGCGCAAAAGTACGACAcgttaatatattaaatccATGGGTTATTATTGGTTTACTTATTGGATCTATGTTACCATACTTATTTTCTGCATTAACAATGAAATCAGTCGCAATTGCAGCTAATAGTGTTTTGAATGAATGCTTAGAACAATTCCCATTAATCTTAgcaaataaacaaaaaccAGATTATGATAAATGTATCAAAATATCAACTGATGCATCATTAAGACAAATGATATTACCAGGTTTAATATCTGTTACATTTCCTTTAATTATTGGTATGTTAATGGGAAAATATGCAACAGCAGGATTATTAATAGGTATTATTTTATCAGGTATACAACTAGCTTTTTCATCAACCAACTCTGGTGGTGCTTGGGATAATGCaaagaaatatattgaaTCCGGAGCTTTAGGAACAGACCATTGCAAAGGTTCAAATGCACATAAAAATTCAGTTATTGGAGATACTGTTGGTGATCCCTTAAAAGATACATCTGGACCATCCATTaacattttaattaaattgtCAGCAATTACTTCACTTGTCTTCGCTGGGCTTATTTCCAATCATTTTACTTCCAAAACTGGAGGCCCAATATGGTTGTAA
- a CDS encoding signal peptide peptidase, putative has translation MNLLKLIGKNKKMKNHDKRNSAIYYACYAIIVLTIILSRFVVIPLILQMTLYTFITIYIGSHESIRQLEADDKTQKTDHITTYDAIMFPIIGSAALLTLYFAYKFLDPYYVNLLLTVYLTMAGVFSLQSVFSTVLEPFFPKFFKKDEFVKTINAPKFISKDPIVFNTNKGEIMSLIVCFIIGARWIFYKDFITHNILAISFCFQALSLVILSNFVIGFILLSGLFVYDIFWVFGNDVMVTVAKSFEAPVKLLFPVSLDPLHYSMLGLGDIIIPGILISLCLRFDYYLHRNKIHKGNVKKMFNDISIHESFKKYYFYTITVFYQAGLILTYCMLFYFEHAQPALLYLVPACIIAIVGCALFKREFKIMIKYQEITDKSSNADDGKKKTLEKEETLKSQESIMSVTKRKINAK, from the exons ATGAATTTACTAAAGTTAATtggaaagaataaaaaaatgaagaatcaCGACAAGCGGAATTCAGCAATATATTACGCGTGTTATGCAATTATAG TTTTAACTATAATTTTGTCGAGGTTTGTTGTGATACCCTTAATACTACAAATGAcgttatatacatttataacgATATATATCGGAAGTCATGAAAGCATAAGACAATTAGAA GCTGATGATAAAACCCAAAAGACTGATCATATAACGACATATGATGCTATCATGTTTCCAATTATTGGATCAGCTGCTTTATTAACATT GTATTTTGCTTACAAGTTTTTAGATCCCTATTATGTGAATCTATTGCTAACCGTTTATTTAACGATGGCAGGAGTATTTTCGCTTCAAAGCGTTTTTTCCACTGTTTtg gaaCCCTTTTTTCCAAAATTTTTTAAGAAAGATGAATTTGTTAAAACTATAAATGCTCCAAAGTTTATTTCAAAgg ATCCAATTGtatttaatacaaataaaggAGAAATTATGAGTTTGATTGTTTGTTTCATAATTGGTGCACGATGGATATTTTACAAAGACTTTATTACACACAATATTTTAGCAATTTCCTTTTGCTTCCAA GCACTTTCATTGGTCATTTTAAGCAACTTCGTAATTGGattcatattatta TCTGGATTATTTGTGTATGATATATTTTGGGTCTTTGGAAATGACGTTATGGTTACCGTTGCAAAg tcaTTTGAAGCTCCTGTAAAACTATTGTTTCCAGTGTCATTAGATCCATTACATTATAGCATGCTTGGTTTAGGAGATATAATTATTCCAGGAATTTTAATATCTTTATGCTTACGTTTTGATTATTATTTGCatagaaataaaatacataaaggaaatgttaagaaaatgtttaatgatatatctATTCATGAATCTTTcaagaaatattatttttatacaataaCAGTATTTTATCAAGCAGGtttaatattaacatattgtATGCTCTTTTATTTTGAACATGCTCAACCagctttattatatttagtACCTGCTTGTATAATAGCCATAGTAGGATGCGCATTATTCAAAAGagaatttaaaataatgattAAATATCAAGAAATTACAGATAAAAGCTCAAATGCAGATGACGGAAAGAAAAAGACCCTCGAAAAAGAAGAAACACTTAAAAGCCAAGAATCAATTATGTCAGTTacgaaaagaaaaattaatgctAAATAA
- a CDS encoding thioredoxin 1, putative yields the protein MVKIVNSLADFESAISQNEIVIADFFAEWCGPCKRIAPFYEESSKKYTKIVFIKVNVDEASEVTEKENITSMPTFKVYKNGVAVETLMGANEGALKNLIEKYAS from the exons atgGTTAAAATCGTTAATAGCTTAGCAG ATTTCGAATCTGCCATTTCTCAAAACGAAATAGTTATTGCCGACTTCTTTGCCGAATGGTGTGGACCTTGCAAAAGAATAGCTCCCTTTTATGAAGAATcatcaaaaaaatacacaaagATCGTTTTTATAAAAGTAAATGTGGATGAAGCCTCTGAAGTTacagaaaaagaaaatattactTCGATGCCAACTTTTAAAGTTTACAAAAACGGTGTTGCTGTAGAGACATTGATGGGAGCCAATGAGGGAGCTTTGAAAAATCTTattgaaaaatatgcatCATAA
- a CDS encoding suppressor protein of Bem1/Bed5 double mutants, giving the protein MDSEETINLAVKYAKDAVIEDEKKNYKEALNLYIQSLQYFNYFCKYEKNDNIRELILKKMEVYITRAADLKEMLNKKETIETKEKVGTSEEAKESMKKQIKDFILNKDQNVKWSDVCGLETAKEILKEAVIFPLKFPKLFNSSALPYKGILLYGPPGTGKTFLALACANECNMNFFNVSSSDLVSKYQGESEKYIRCLFDTAKEYSPAIIFIDEIDSLCGSRTDGENESTRRIKTEFLISMSGLNNYKNNIIVMGATNTPWSLDSGFRRRFEKRIYIPLPNLYARMKIFEKYINKAKSNDQNEENNAITHNITNEDIKNFANITENYTGADIDIICRDAIYMPVKKCLLSKFFKQVKKNNKIYYMPCSPGDPDPTKIEKNVMSINENELLLPPLTLQDFKIAISNSKPSLSLDDLKRYEEWTNLYGMSGI; this is encoded by the coding sequence atggactCAGAAGAGACAATTAATTTGGCAGTAAAATATGCAAAGGACGCAGTTATAGAAgatgaaaagaaaaattataaagaagccttaaatttatatatacaaagcttgcaatattttaattatttttgcaaatatgaaaaaaatgataatattagagaattgattttaaaaaaaatggaagtATATATTACTAGGGCTGCAGATTTAAAAGAAATGCTTAATAAAAAAGAGACAATAGAAACAAAAGAAAAGGTTGGTACTTCTGAAGAAGCAAAAGAAAGtatgaaaaaacaaataaaagattttatattaaataaagatcAAAATGTAAAATGGTCTGATGTATGTGGTTTAGAAACAGCaaaagaaatattaaaagaagCAGTCATATTTCCTTTAAAATTcccaaaattatttaattcatctGCATTACCATATAaaggtatattattatatggtcCACCAGGAACAGGAAAAACATTTCTAGCATTAGCTTGTGCTAATGAATGcaatatgaatttttttaatgtatcATCTTCTGACCTTGTTAGTAAATATCAAGGAGAaagtgaaaaatatattcgatGCTTATTTGATACAGCTAAAGAATATTCACCagcaattatttttatcgatGAAATTGATTCTTTATGTGGATCAAGAACAGACGGTGAAAACGAATCGACTAGGAGAATAAAAacagaatttttaataagtaTGAGTGGGTTaaacaattataaaaataatattattgttatggGTGCAACAAATACGCCATGGTCGTTGGATAGTGGTTTTAGACGAAGATTTGAGAAAAGAATTTACATCCCTCTTCCAAATTTATATGCaagaatgaaaatatttgaaaaatatataaataaagcgAAATCTAATGATCAAAACGAGGAAAATAATGCTATTACTCATAATATTACTAATgaagatattaaaaattttgctAATATAACTGAAAATTATACTGGTGCTGATATCGACATTATTTGTAGAGATGCTATATATATGCCAGTAAAGAAATGTCTtctttcaaaattttttaaacaagtcaaaaaaaataataaaatttattatatgccATGTTCTCCAGGGGATCCTGACCCCacaaaaattgaaaaaaatgtaatgagcataaatgaaaatgaattattattaccgCCCTTGACTTTGCAAGATTTTAAAATTGCTATATCTAATTCAAAGCCTTCTTTGTCATTGGATGATTTAAAAAGGTATGAGGAGTGGACAAATCTTTACGGAATGAGTggtatttaa